The Marinilabiliales bacterium region GGAAACGGTAAACGTTGCAGATAAGGTGCGTTACAGGCGTGTTTACCGTAAGATGTCAAAAATGATGCTGGAGTTTTTTGAAACCAGTAATTAGAACGGAAGAATTATGCACAAAGTAATATATTTGGCCTTTATGTCATAACCTCATTAATCGTATTAAACAAAACTTTTATGGAAAACAAATCGTCGTCATACCTGGAAATTGCTGTCGCAGGAAGGCCTGACAGCCTGAAATGCCTTATTGCACTTAAATTCATTATGTTTCTTTTGCTGCCTTTATTCTCACTAAACGCCCAGATAATGGATAAAACCAATATTATTGCCCAGGGGGCAACCCTTGAACTGTTGGGTGACGGGTTCTCCTTCACCGAGGGGCCGGCTCCCGATGCCGGGGGGAATGTCTATTTTACCGATCAGCCAAATAACACAATAGTGAAATGGAACTGGTCCACAGGCGAATTATCGGTTTTTATGGAAGATGCAGGCCGCTCCAACGGCATGTATTTTGACAAAAGCGGGAACCTTATCACCTGTGCCGACATGGACAATGAGCTCTGGTCGATCGATATGGATACCGAAGAGGTTACCGTTCTGGTTGACAACTGGAGCGGGAAGCTGCTAAACGGCCCCAATGACGTGTGGGTACGACCCGACGGAGGTATGTATTTTACCGACCCGCTCTATAAAAGAGGCTACTGGGAGCGCGATCCGGAGATGCAGCAGGACGGTGAGCATGTCTATTTTCTGAGCGCCGACGGCAACAGCTACTTCAGGGTTGACGAAGACCTTGTCAAGCCCAACGGCATTATCGGCACCCCTGACGGCAAGACGCTATACGTAGCCGATATTGGTGATAACAAGACCTA contains the following coding sequences:
- a CDS encoding SMP-30/gluconolactonase/LRE family protein gives rise to the protein MDKTNIIAQGATLELLGDGFSFTEGPAPDAGGNVYFTDQPNNTIVKWNWSTGELSVFMEDAGRSNGMYFDKSGNLITCADMDNELWSIDMDTEEVTVLVDNWSGKLLNGPNDVWVRPDGGMYFTDPLYKRGYWERDPEMQQDGEHVYFLSADGNSYFRVDEDLVKPNGIIGTPDGKTLYVADIGDNKTYAYDINDDGTLSNRRLFCELGSDGMTMDDRGNVYLTGRGVTVFDKHGEQIAHIPVDKGWTANICFAGPDRDMLFITAMDAVFGIKMNVRGVN